From Salvia splendens isolate huo1 chromosome 16, SspV2, whole genome shotgun sequence, a single genomic window includes:
- the LOC121771093 gene encoding uncharacterized protein LOC121771093: MLLNGGARCSMKCPRDHHEAHLLRRKAVSIAAATAALVLSAGAIVVAAPADETLSNVPQTLSSVCGPDQKDCRKRYKIQKPNSKKAEACTNKCTSTCIRGGFGSPGEGPLNIRRPLVVFKDGFRSRKYCLSECSDICNLIGDGDDGP; the protein is encoded by the exons aTGCTTCTCAACGGTGGCGCAAGATGCTCAATGAAATGCCCGAGAGACCACCACGAAGCTCACCTCCTCCGAAGAAAAGCCGTCTCAATTGCAGCCGCCACCGCGGCGCTGGTGTTGTCTGCAGGTGCCATAGTAGTGGCGGCGCCAGCAGATGAAACGCTTTCCAACGTGCCGCAGACGTTGTCAAGCGTCTGCGGCCCCGATCAAAAGGATTGCAGGAAAAGATATAAAATACAAAAGCCCAACTCGAAGAAAGCGGAGGCTTGCACGAATAAGTGCACCTCCACTTGCATTCGAGGCGGTTTCGGGTCCCCCGGAGAAGGCCCCTTAAATATCCGGAG ACCACTGGTTGTTTTTAAGGATGGTTTTCGAAGTCGAAAATATTG TTTGTCCGAATGCTCTGACATTTGTAACTTGATTGGAGATGGAGATGATGGCCCTTGa
- the LOC121772077 gene encoding guanylate kinase 2-like isoform X2, translated as MGEAPAFISDDFSNGLLLKSKGCETIINMGCNRTFVIGAMGNGSDSSIGVRIFEKSTSEWVIPTVFGMRPMLSKGHSAIVLDEDRILVIKGNSTSDDCFWFLEVNTAFVREQRARLGSEVVAWSKGVVGEAQIPVVISGPSGVGKGTLIAKLMEDFPTMFGFSVSHTTRASRSNEQNGVHYHFTERDAMKKDIQDGKFLEFAAVHGNLYGTSVESVEVVTDQGKRCILDIDVQGARLVRASSLEAIFIFICPPSFEELEKRLRARGTETEEQIQKRLRNAKAEIDQGTSPGLFDHTLINDDLETCYENLKKLLGLSDGSAKATNISETVHVPLEHTVSKINQKILINCITSHQEKPGSSMFVLDLSSIKGGAPGRTRRGLNFYAAGTNGFKAAS; from the exons ATG GGGGAAGCTCCAGCTTTCATTTCTGATGATTTTTCAAATGGGCTTCTCTTGAAATCGAAGGGCTGTGAAACAATCATCAACATGGGCTGCAATAGAACA TTTGTCATTGGTGCCATGGGAAATGGATCTGATTCCTCCATTGGAGTTCGGATTTTTGAGAAATCCACGAGCGAATG GGTGATCCCAACTGTGTTTGGGATGAGGCCTATGCTGTCAAAGGGCCACTCGGCTATAGTCTTGGATGAAGACCGGATTTTGGTCATTAAGGGTAACTCGACCTCAGACGATTGCTTTTGGTTTCTTGAG GTTAACACCGCGTTTGTGAGAGAGCAGAGAGCTAGGCTAGGTAGTGAAGTGGTTGCTTGGAGTAAAGGTGTGGTGGGTGAGGCTCAAATACCCGTTGTCATAAGTGGTCCTTCGGGGGTTGGTAAAGGCACCCTTATTGCCAAACTGATGGAGGACTTCCCAACGATGTTTGGGTTCTCAGTGAGCCACACCACCCGAGCTTCAAGAAGCAACGAGCAGAATGGCGTTCACTATCATTTCACTGAACGTGATGCGATGAAGAAAGATATACAGGATGGAAAATTCTTAGAGTTTGCAGCAGTTCACGGGAACCTCTACGGGACGAGTGTGGAGTCGGTTGAGGTGGTTACTGACCAAGGAAAG AGATGCATTCTCGACATTGATGTTCAAGGGGCTAGATTGGTTAGGGCTAGCTCTCTCGAGGCCATATTTATCTTTATCTGCCCTCCTTCGTTCGAGGAGCTTGAGAAACGCCTTCGTGCTAG GGGGACCGAGACAGAAGAGCAGATCCAAAAGCGTCTACGAAATGCAAAGGCGGAGATTGATCAGGGAACCTCGCCGGGGCTGTTTGATCATACCTTGATCAATGATGATCTGGAGACGTGCTACGAGAATCTCAAA AAACTATTAGGGCTCAGTGATGGGAGTGCCAAAGCTACCAATATCTCAG AGACGGTCCACGTGCCTCTGGAACACACCGTCTCAAAAATCAACCAGAAGATCCTCATAAACTGCATTACTTCGCACCAAGAGAAACCGGGTAGCAGCATGTTTGTGCTGGATTTATCGTCAATCAAGGGTGGCGCGCCTGGCAGGACGAGGAGGGGTCTGAACTTCTACGCGGCCGGCACTAATGGCTTCAAAGCGGCAAGCTAA
- the LOC121772077 gene encoding guanylate kinase 2-like isoform X1 — protein MGEAPAFISDDFSNGLLLKSKGCETIINMGCNRTFVIGAMGNGSDSSIGVRIFEKSTSEWVIPTVFGMRPMLSKGHSAIVLDEDRILVIKGNSTSDDCFWFLEVNTAFVREQRARLGSEVVAWSKGVVGEAQIPVVISGPSGVGKGTLIAKLMEDFPTMFGFSVSHTTRASRSNEQNGVHYHFTERDAMKKDIQDGKFLEFAAVHGNLYGTSVESVEVVTDQGKRCILDIDVQGARLVRASSLEAIFIFICPPSFEELEKRLRARGTETEEQIQKRLRNAKAEIDQGTSPGLFDHTLINDDLETCYENLKKLLGLSDGSAKATNISAPETVHVPLEHTVSKINQKILINCITSHQEKPGSSMFVLDLSSIKGGAPGRTRRGLNFYAAGTNGFKAAS, from the exons ATG GGGGAAGCTCCAGCTTTCATTTCTGATGATTTTTCAAATGGGCTTCTCTTGAAATCGAAGGGCTGTGAAACAATCATCAACATGGGCTGCAATAGAACA TTTGTCATTGGTGCCATGGGAAATGGATCTGATTCCTCCATTGGAGTTCGGATTTTTGAGAAATCCACGAGCGAATG GGTGATCCCAACTGTGTTTGGGATGAGGCCTATGCTGTCAAAGGGCCACTCGGCTATAGTCTTGGATGAAGACCGGATTTTGGTCATTAAGGGTAACTCGACCTCAGACGATTGCTTTTGGTTTCTTGAG GTTAACACCGCGTTTGTGAGAGAGCAGAGAGCTAGGCTAGGTAGTGAAGTGGTTGCTTGGAGTAAAGGTGTGGTGGGTGAGGCTCAAATACCCGTTGTCATAAGTGGTCCTTCGGGGGTTGGTAAAGGCACCCTTATTGCCAAACTGATGGAGGACTTCCCAACGATGTTTGGGTTCTCAGTGAGCCACACCACCCGAGCTTCAAGAAGCAACGAGCAGAATGGCGTTCACTATCATTTCACTGAACGTGATGCGATGAAGAAAGATATACAGGATGGAAAATTCTTAGAGTTTGCAGCAGTTCACGGGAACCTCTACGGGACGAGTGTGGAGTCGGTTGAGGTGGTTACTGACCAAGGAAAG AGATGCATTCTCGACATTGATGTTCAAGGGGCTAGATTGGTTAGGGCTAGCTCTCTCGAGGCCATATTTATCTTTATCTGCCCTCCTTCGTTCGAGGAGCTTGAGAAACGCCTTCGTGCTAG GGGGACCGAGACAGAAGAGCAGATCCAAAAGCGTCTACGAAATGCAAAGGCGGAGATTGATCAGGGAACCTCGCCGGGGCTGTTTGATCATACCTTGATCAATGATGATCTGGAGACGTGCTACGAGAATCTCAAA AAACTATTAGGGCTCAGTGATGGGAGTGCCAAAGCTACCAATATCTCAG CACCAGAGACGGTCCACGTGCCTCTGGAACACACCGTCTCAAAAATCAACCAGAAGATCCTCATAAACTGCATTACTTCGCACCAAGAGAAACCGGGTAGCAGCATGTTTGTGCTGGATTTATCGTCAATCAAGGGTGGCGCGCCTGGCAGGACGAGGAGGGGTCTGAACTTCTACGCGGCCGGCACTAATGGCTTCAAAGCGGCAAGCTAA